The genomic region tggagaagggaacagcaacccactccagtattcttccttggaaactccatggacagaggagcctagcaggctacaatccatgaggtcacaaagagttggacacaacttagcaactaaatatgAAATCTATTCATAGGTAAACCATAGATTACGTCTTTCCAGTGCATTGTTTTCCCTATGGGGAACGATCTTCTGGTGTTTTTACATTGGTTGAATGTCCTATGTACTTAGTGTTAAGTTGCTCggctctgtccaactctttgtgatttcatggtctattcatggaattctccagtcaataatactggagtgggtagccatcccttctcaagggcatcttctcaaacccagggatcgaatctgggtctcaggcattgcaggcagattctttacagtctgagccaccaggcaagtcactCACCTCTATGCacttaataataatacaaatctaACCACTTCCTTCATTATATAAATCTCTTCAAAAGTTTCAAGTACTTTGGTGTTTTAAAAGAGAGTCTTCTTGCCGACTCCTGGGCCCTTCTCTAACAACGTGGGCTCAGTGCTCTCATGGACTAGGAGTCCCCTGCTGTCGCCCTCAGGATGCCTTCAGGACTCCTGTCCAGTGTTGGATCTTCTGATTCCTAGACCTcatgtatatatttgtttcaaaaaagcatttttttgaaCAGGACATTCTCCAGtatttttccaataaaaagaGTTTGGgagatgaaaaacaagaaaaagagtaCTAACAGGTACAGGTAAAGGGCGTCACTGTACTCAAGACATCTCCAACATCTCAGGTATGCCTGGGCCTGAGACTAGACTACTCACCCTGACCCACCAGGAACTGAGGACACAGTTGAAGGAACGTTAGCCTCaggtttttctttctcattctgctTTAAGACGGATTTTGCTTCTTCATTTGTGGCATCCTCTTCATTAGTCACTCTGCACCAAGGAAGGAAATACCAAGTttacaagagaataaaaagaaacaaaatctaaGAAAAGGGCATAAGTAACAAGAAAAAACCACTGGGATTTCTGTAAATTCTAGTTGCTAAACTTCATGATTAAAGGTCACTCGAACAATTCTAGAGAATAGTCCCTCTCTCTGCAAAGATCAAAGACAATgaatagcaatgaagacccagggcaaccaaaaattaaataaaaataattttaagaaatatcttCTCTGGCTATGACTGCTTTAACCTCAAAGGATGACttcaaacaaagaaacagaaaaacatcgTTACTCTTCTACCTACATTCTTGTGATGGATCAGTATTAACTCAGAACATAAAATACAAACCGCTGAACCTCACACTCAAGACCACCCAAAATCTGGTCCCACTCTCCATCAGGCCTAATTCCTGTGCCCTCTACTCTCTTAATCGCATGGATCTATTTGTCACcaccactgtgtaatcataaggtatctgatttaggtcatacctgaatggccgaGTCGTTTTTGGTATTAtcttcaacttaagcctgaactttgcaataaggagcttatgatctgagccacagtcagctccaggtcttgtttttgctgactgtacagagcttctccatctttggcgacaaataatataatcaatctgatctcggtaacgaccatctggtgatgtccatgtgtagagacgtCTACtaggttgttggaaaagggtgtttgctatgaccagcctGTTGTggtgacaaaactctattagccttcgccctgcttcattctgcattccaaggccaaacctgcctgttattccaggtatctcttgacttcccacttttgcattccaatcccctatgatgaaaaggacatctattttcgGTGTTATTTccagaaggtgttgtaggtcttcatagaaccggtaaacttcaccttcttcagcataaggagttggggcatagacttggattactgtgaggttgaatggtttgccttggaaacgaactgaaATCATCCTGTCGTTTTTCAGATTGCACCCAAttattgcatttcggactcttttgttgactatgagagcgactccatttcttctaagggactgttgcccacagtaatagatataatggtcatctgaattcaattcgcccattcctgtccattttagttcactgattcctaagatgtcgatgtttattctttccatctcctgcttcaccacatccaatttacctggATTCAtagatctaacattccaggttcctatgcagtattcttctttacagcatcggagtTTACTTTCGTCACCAGACACATCGACAGCTGACTGtcctttccactttggcccagctgcttcattcttactGGAGGTATTAGTATCGGCCCtccgctcttctccagtagcatgttgaaCACCTTCGGACCTGCGGGGCTCATCTTCTGATGTCCTGCCAGACAGCCTTCCCTGTTGTGTAAGAAACCTGcatgtgggtcaagaagaaatagttagaactggatggacacagaacaacagatgggttcaaaattgggcaagttgttgttgtttagtccctaactagtgtccaactcttgtaatCCCATCAAGCTGGCAGGAACTTCATCTGTTCTCCTTTAGCTCTACCTTACAGATCTATtttcatattataattttaaataaatgagaaggAGGAAACTCTAGGTATGTGGCTCTCATCCACAACAACCAAGAGTATTaagcttttattgtttttctaaactagtaaaaaaaaaaaacctatgactCAACAGAAAAAATAACATTGAGATgagaaaatagtataaaaatCAAACTTTTCTCCTAGTACTTTTATTTGTGACCTGGTTTTCAAAGGTATTTTTGGGGCTTATACTTCAAAGTTAAAGGAAGTTATAAAGGGAGAAATAGCTAAAGTCACCATGCACGGCAAAAATTAAGTCAAACCAAGTATTTAATGCTTAACTCTTACATTTTCTTGTTTCCATTCAGTCAACCACCTCATACTACCCCCAAactattaccatatgtgaaaggACCATTCTCATGTACCCTGACACAGGAGCCACTGTTTTCcctggggcttccaaggtggaaCCAGCAGTAAAGAACCGGTCCTGCCAACTGGGGAAACGTAAGTGActcgggctcgatccctgggtcaggaagattcctggcggaggacatggcagcccactccagtgttcctgcctgagaatcccatggacagtggagcctggcgggctacagtccacagggttgcaaagactgaagTACTGTTTTCCTTGAGTTCAAGTGTAACTCTTTCAAAACATTAAGAGAGGTTGGAATGAGAACAGATATCTAACACCATTGAgaaagatgtttcttttttttttaagaagatgtTTCTTTTTAGGTGGTCCAGGGTTAAGAATCCTccgtgcaatgcaggggacagcgGTTTGAACTCTGGTctaggaagataccacatgctgcagagcaactaagcccgtgcgccacaactactgagactgcgCTCTAGAGCCAGAGCTCTGCCTCAGAGAAGCCACTAGTGAGAAGGCAGCACACCACAcgagagaggagcccctgctcaccccaaccagagaaagcccgagtgcagcaaggaagacccagggcagccaatgAATAGGTCAATTAATAGTAAACAAAAGATATGTTAAGAGAGagatgtgcttttttaaaaaactacttttGAAGCTTGTGACTGTCACGTTACCTGACTTCTTCACCAGCAAGAGGTGATTTGGTGAGTTTAACTTCTTCTGCTTTTTTAGGTTTCTCTAGCTCTTCCACTTTGACCAAATTACTTGAACTTGTCTCTTCGGTCTCCTCTCCTGTctatgaaaaaggaaatttaataagTTTcacattagaatgaaaactgaaagatCCACCCAAATATATTGTTTCTGGCTAGCCTTAACATGTATTTCCATCTTTAAGTACTCACTGAAAACTGATTTTCTCTCACAGGGAATGCTTTGCTTTTCACATAGTAGTTACTATTAAAAGGCAGCTAGCTTGATTTTGCTGAAGCCTCAAACCTCAGTTTGTAAATTGAGAAAATCTGCCTAGGGAACTTCTGGCATTTCTGAGGAAGCATTCGTCCCATTCACCTATAAACTTACTTTGGTTTGTGTACTCGGAGGCAGTTCTGATTTTGGTTCTGCGTCACTGATGGAGCTGGCCAGCACGTCAGCCTCCTCTTGCCTGGCATCCTCTGACTCGGCGCCTTTTTCCTGCTCTGCAGCTGCATCTTCCTTCTCAATAATCCTCCCTCCAGATTCCCTGCTggcatcctcctcctcctcttggtcCAGTGAGAGGCGACCTTGTTTTCTCTTCCTAATCACCAACAGTCACAAAGAAGAAGAGAACACAAACAGGCAAAATAATTTGTTATCCCTTCCTGAATTCCAAACATAATGTTGCAAACCTAAGAAAACTCTTAAACTGGGGACTAGTGATTAACACGCATGATACAGTGAGTGGGAGAGATAAGCTGTGATtttgtggaaggaaaaaaaagaactggatcCCTACTGTAAGCATTTTCCTGAAACACGTAGAATCAAATATACTGTTCTAAGTTGGGATCAGCTATTTTTACCAAGAAAACACCCAGAATCACCTTACAAAATCAACTGGTTTAAAAAGAGAGCTCTAAGAACAAACAAATGTCAGCTATTTGTAACTTTTTACAAGTCATTTCATCTGAAGGACAGAGATTGAAGAGAACCTTAGATTTATACACACTGCTTTTGCCTAGAGCTCTGAGGGGGTGAGGTGAAGGGGAGGCTTGTATCTTCTGTCTGTCTGAAGATAGGAGATGGAATACTGAAAAACTCAAGGACAAAAGCACTGGGCTTAAAAGAGTAATTGCTTAAGACTATTCTCGCTACAAGGGAATCATGTAatattcaaaatctttttttacaATCTACTTTTTGTTTCAATGCCCAGGAAGACAAAAAAATCAGTTAGATAATAAAAGACAGATCTTATTTACAAATGTACATGcgtacaaatacacacacaagtggtgcagccaaataaaaagatttttaattgaaatttcattttaagtCAGGTGCACTTATTGAttacacattgattttttttaaaaattaaagggcaagaatttttaaagctttccagAGAATAAGAATGTAATTCCAAAATACCACAAAATGTTCCCCTCAATGAGAAAAAGGTTAGAAACACTGGCAGCAAGAAATATATCATCATATCAACCCCGTCAATCTCAATGGTTTTGACAACAGCCCCTGACTTCAGGGCCTTGAGGGCAGCATCACCTGGCCAGAATGCTCTCAGCCTTTCTTTTTGTCCCTTTGGTTTTCTGTGTCTCCTCTTCGCCATCCACTTCATCTTCCTTCACTAATTCATTTATATCATCTTCATGACACTCTCCACCTGAAATCACATAACAGGGTGGTCAGACAGACAGGAATAAAGGTTTTTCACATTGAGATGACacattttcattaagaaaaaaaaaagtctaatacTTTCCCTTGTTCTTCACCAGACTAAAATACCATTTTCTGAGGGCTGTCCTCCTTGTTTCTGAAGACTAGGCTACGTTCCCCCATTCTAGGCCTCCAAGACAGTCCATATTTTTCTCCTGAACTCACTCCATTTATACTTAATGTCTGCAATTCCTGCTATGCTCCACATACTGAGGACACAGCTGTACAAGTCTTTAGCAGTATATGCTGACTGAATAACAGAAATTCCAAATCTACTACTGTACTTCTCAAAAATAAACTGATGTTTCCACCTGATCTTGGACATCTTTCAAACTAACCAAAAGATATCTTGTCTTATCAATAAAAGAGGTTTAGAAAAAGGCTTAAAGACTTCAAGTTAGACATAacagaaagaaatacatcaaTTTCCCATCTTCAGACACTGACATTCAGGGTCCCGAACAAGAGTATTGTTTGGATGCCCAGTCTGACCACATTCTATGAGTAACAACCAACAGATCCTGGTACACACACAGATTTTACCAAACCACCAGATTTTGTTACTTCACTTAAGCTTTTACAGAAAGTACAATATACCAAAAAGCACACAATATAACAGAGATCAACGAAATTATACAAAGTGAACACACTTGTA from Bubalus bubalis isolate 160015118507 breed Murrah chromosome 18, NDDB_SH_1, whole genome shotgun sequence harbors:
- the LOC102394582 gene encoding craniofacial development protein 2, whose amino-acid sequence is MEEFDSKDISTSKDEDCVPLGGECHEDDINELVKEDEVDGEEETQKTKGTKRKAESILARKRKQGRLSLDQEEEEDASRESGGRIIEKEDAAAEQEKGAESEDARQEEADVLASSISDAEPKSELPPSTQTKTGEETEETSSSNLVKVEELEKPKKAEEVKLTKSPLAGEEVRFLTQQGRLSGRTSEDEPRRSEGVQHATGEERRADTNTSSKNEAAGPKWKGQSAVDVSGDESKLRCCKEEYCIGTWNVRSMNPGKLDVVKQEMERINIDILGISELKWTGMGELNSDDHYIYYCGQQSLRRNGVALIVNKRVRNAIIGCNLKNDRMISVRFQGKPFNLTVIQVYAPTPYAEEGEVYRFYEDLQHLLEITPKIDVLFIIGDWNAKVGSQEIPGITGRFGLGMQNEAGRRLIEFCHHNRLVIANTLFQQPSRRLYTWTSPDGRYRDQIDYIICRQRWRSSVQSAKTRPGADCGSDHKLLIAKFRLKLKIIPKTTRPFRVTNEEDATNEEAKSVLKQNEKEKPEANVPSTVSSVPGGSGVTKEVGETSQEAKSVFKQDEKDKPQANVPSAVPSLPAGSGPEKCDLEKKKDCNN